AGGAAGATGAATTAAAAAGAATGTTACAAAACATTGTATCAGAGATTCCTTCAACTATCCAAAAAGTTTTGGGACATAAATATAGAGACAAAACATTAATAGAGTATAATCAATTAGCTGGAGATTTAGCTAAAGCATATCATTTAGTCATGATTACAGACTACCCTCAAACTTTTAATAATGACTCAAATCAAAAACTTCTCAAAATATTAGATAGTGGGAAAAAAGCTGGGATATTTACTTTTTTGTCATTTAATACAGAAATTGAATTACATAAGCAGAAAGATATCAATCCTATTGAAGTTTTAAGTAAAATACCCTGCATTTTTGAAAAGGATGGAAGTTTTTATGTGAAAGGTTTTCCTAATGATGACTATTTCAATAAGAAGTTTAAATTCTTTCTAAATACAACTATTCCAGACAATTTAGAAGAAATTATTGATTTTGTTAATTCTTCTACAAACCAAGTAAAAAGAATAGAAGTTTCTTTATTAGATAAGCTTTCAGACAAAAATTTTTGGACTAGCAATTCAAGTAATGGAATTGAAACTCCAATTGGAAAAACTAATTTTACTGATGTTAAGAAATTCATATTATCTAGTGAAGATGGTGTTTCTGAGAATCCTCATCACTGTTTAATTGGAGGAGCTACAGGTTCTGGAAAAACAGTATTACTACATAACATCATATGTAATACAGCGTGGTTGTATTCACCAGAAGATGTTCAATTCATTCTACTTGATTATAAAGAGGGAACAGAATTCAAAATATATGAAAATTTACCCCACATTAAAGTACTATCAATTCGTAGTGAACGGGAGTTTGGTGTAAGTGTTTTGGAATACTTAGATCATGAAATAGAGCAAAGAGGACAATTATTTAAAGCAGGTAATGTTTCAAATATAGCAAATTTCAATGACATATCTGATAAGAAATTACCTAGAATTATTGTAATAATAGATGAGTTTCAAAAATTATTAGATGGTGAAACTAAAATTGCTAACTATGTCTCCAAATCTTTGGATGATATAGGTCGTAGAGGACGATCTTTTGGAATAAACCTTATACTCTCTACTCAATCTCTTTCAGGTGTCAATATCAATCAAGTTTTGAGTCATTTGGGATTGAGAATTACTTTGAAATTAAATACAACACGTGATTGTGATCAGTTACTAGGATACGGAAATAATTTGCCATTTACTTTTTCAAAAAAAGGAGAGGCTGTCTATAATTCACGGAGTGGATTATCTGAAGGAAATGTTAGATTTCAAACTGCCTATATACCTACAAT
This Candidatus Delongbacteria bacterium DNA region includes the following protein-coding sequences:
- a CDS encoding DNA translocase FtsK encodes the protein MQNQVTFTNAGNTQVINLENYNSKSLFPHYGIYLGEYKDFLDNSFPALLFLSQLNGICFLTTSDNREKIHTAMQNIIIRILLELPTGLSKLKMYDATGLGSNLIYLAQISEKIKGENILTEEDELKRMLQNIVSEIPSTIQKVLGHKYRDKTLIEYNQLAGDLAKAYHLVMITDYPQTFNNDSNQKLLKILDSGKKAGIFTFLSFNTEIELHKQKDINPIEVLSKIPCIFEKDGSFYVKGFPNDDYFNKKFKFFLNTTIPDNLEEIIDFVNSSTNQVKRIEVSLLDKLSDKNFWTSNSSNGIETPIGKTNFTDVKKFILSSEDGVSENPHHCLIGGATGSGKTVLLHNIICNTAWLYSPEDVQFILLDYKEGTEFKIYENLPHIKVLSIRSEREFGVSVLEYLDHEIEQRGQLFKAGNVSNIANFNDISDKKLPRIIVIIDEFQKLLDGETKIANYVSKSLDDIGRRGRSFGINLILSTQSLSGVNINQVLSHLGLRITLKLNTTRDCDQLLGYGNNLPFTFSKKGEAVYNSRSGLSEGNVRFQTAYIPTIKMLNLIDKINKKSISKYDKLSFRKFIHDGLLKPDPKNNKNYNNDVINDSICKVYIGDSVTLQNEHIFYKFRKQNESNVVIVGQDIESAISIFKHTFCQSKRQSSDRSEFYLFNKLNIDNEFYSSLTYQENVIVESGNKEIENYISELYEKLQNRINGTSCNGRIIIGFFDVYNIRGLRKNGMMKSALGNKLNDILIDGASYNMHSIIYSYSYQHLSSIIDTLKDINNFDTRIALKGGDSLKLFTVTSNYSIDDNGIGLIMSPFSKNNVKFKTYKV